GACGGAACAGGTAATAAACGGCGATGTCCACCGCGACTACCCGCAGGGATTCCGCCGCTACTGGCAATGGCAAGGGGTAGCGCCCCACCAGATAACTGTCGATGCGCAACCCGGCATCCTTAATGGCATCAGTCACACTGGCATTATCCGCCAGAGTGCTGGCGGGAACGTCCAGCATTTCCGCCAGCACGTTCTCGCCAATGCTGCTGATAATGTCCATTGTCGTGCAGTAGCTCATGATTACTCCTTGATGGTGACAGTGGTAGCCGGTAGCCGTTCGAGTTCCGCCTCAGTCAGGCGGATTTCAGCCCCGACAGGATAGCGCTTGCCATCTTTTCGCAGGGCAGTCAGCAGGATGCAAACACCTGCCTCCCGCCCTGCGCTGGCTTCGTCAACGCCAGCCGCTGCTGCTTCGGGGGGGTTATCTTCGGGTGCGGGAGGTTTCTTGCTTGCCATATCACCCACCTCACGCCACGGTATTCTGGATCAGGTAGCCCAGCGACTTGGCACTGATGACTTCTTTGACGGATTCGCCGACACGCACGCGCTCGCCGCCGCGCAGGCCGATATTGCCGTCACGCTCAGAGCCAGCCAGGCGGGTTTTGTATTGCGCCGTGAAGCCGTAGGTCGTGCCGTTGCGGTTGGTGGCCATCGCATCTTGATAGATCAGGCTGACCATATCGCCCCAGGCGCGTTGCAGGCTGGCGGCCTGGCCTTTGCGGGCGGTATTGACCCGCGCCTGACCGACCAGCACCTTACTGACTTCCAGCAGTTCCGCCACCTGCTCACGCGATGCCATGCCTGCATCACCGGAGTTGCCATGCACGGCCTTAACCACTTGCGGGTGGCGGCGGAAGGCAGACCAGGAGGCTTGACCAAAGACGGCGACATTGGGGCGCATGACCGGCGCATTAAAGGCGTCTTCCATGATACCCAGCACATCGGCGGCGGCATCAGAAAACTGACTGCCAGCCGCCAGCGTTTCCGTGTTGGCAGCATCGTAATTGCTGGTACTGGACAGCAGGGTGGATACACGCACTTCGCGATCCAGCAGAATCAGGTTGGTGAGCTGTTCGACCGAATGGTTTTTCGGGTCAAACCCCGCT
The sequence above is drawn from the Thiothrix nivea DSM 5205 genome and encodes:
- a CDS encoding DUF1320 domain-containing protein, with amino-acid sequence MSYCTTMDIISSIGENVLAEMLDVPASTLADNASVTDAIKDAGLRIDSYLVGRYPLPLPVAAESLRVVAVDIAVYYLFRLRRPGDLKDYLARYQEQIAWLEKVRINELDVPEMAASAAADDGVHVIAPPSCIGWGAY